Proteins encoded within one genomic window of Verrucomicrobiota bacterium:
- a CDS encoding TIGR00159 family protein — MDWNLHTIWRFILEIAILAVGIYYAIMYMRGTRGWPVMIGFAVMIGVTLVTTLLKLQVLSFLLQTFFAFSAVAVLIIFQPEMRRLLAELGNLPLFNAAREQRENIEVIVQTAERLSEVRIGALIAIEQSIQLQEAVESGIPVGCEATPEMLETIFFPNNAIHDGGVIIKEDKIAYAACIFPLTQRQDLNPSLGTRHRAAIGLSEETDGVVVVVSEESGAISYAYNGQLVRGITVEELRAFLTSVFVTRRGSRSLVYRFRKWATSRPAPSASMASNFPQK, encoded by the coding sequence GTGGATTGGAATTTACACACGATCTGGCGGTTCATCCTGGAGATCGCGATTCTCGCGGTCGGGATTTACTACGCGATCATGTACATGCGCGGCACGCGCGGATGGCCGGTCATGATCGGGTTTGCGGTGATGATCGGCGTGACGCTGGTGACGACGCTGCTCAAGCTTCAAGTGTTGAGTTTCCTGCTGCAGACCTTCTTCGCTTTTTCGGCGGTCGCGGTGCTGATCATCTTCCAGCCGGAGATGCGCCGGCTTCTGGCCGAGTTGGGGAATTTGCCCTTGTTCAACGCCGCGCGCGAACAGCGGGAGAACATCGAAGTGATCGTGCAAACGGCCGAGCGCCTCTCCGAAGTTCGGATTGGCGCTTTGATCGCGATCGAACAATCGATTCAACTCCAGGAGGCGGTGGAGTCGGGCATCCCCGTGGGGTGCGAAGCCACGCCAGAAATGCTGGAGACCATTTTTTTTCCCAACAACGCGATCCACGATGGCGGGGTCATCATCAAGGAAGACAAGATTGCTTATGCGGCTTGCATCTTTCCGCTAACGCAGCGGCAGGACTTGAACCCCTCGCTCGGCACGCGCCATCGCGCGGCCATTGGCCTGAGCGAAGAGACCGATGGCGTGGTCGTCGTCGTCTCTGAGGAATCCGGCGCCATTTCCTACGCGTATAACGGCCAGCTTGTGCGCGGCATCACCGTCGAAGAACTGCGGGCGTTCTTGACCTCGGTCTTCGTCACGCGCCGGGGATCGCGCAGCCTGGTCTATCGATTTCGCAAGTGGGCCACCAGCCGTCCGGCGCCGTCCGCCTCCATGGCCTCGAACTTTCCGCAAAAATAG
- the folP gene encoding dihydropteroate synthase, which produces MILRTGQFEFAFPRPMLVMGIVNVTPDSFSDGGLFLDPQAAVDHAFELIEEGADLIDVGGESTRPNASPVSESEELKRVLPVVEHLSPRVKVPISIDTRKPGVARAALEAGASLVNDIEANRDDPSMWKIVAEAGAGYVAMHMQGTPQTMQNHPTYGNVVRDVDAFFAKRLGGLAAAGVRLEQVILDVGIGFGKTLQHNLELLAGLNRFTRFERPLLLGVSRKSFIGKLLGVDVGARLPASLACACWAVEAGVQIIRTHDVRPTLQAVRMLESILNHRS; this is translated from the coding sequence ATGATTCTACGAACCGGCCAGTTTGAATTTGCGTTTCCCCGGCCGATGCTGGTGATGGGGATCGTGAACGTCACGCCCGACTCGTTTTCGGATGGAGGATTGTTCCTGGACCCCCAGGCTGCGGTGGACCACGCGTTTGAACTGATCGAAGAAGGCGCCGACCTCATCGATGTAGGGGGAGAATCCACCCGTCCGAACGCCTCGCCGGTCAGCGAGTCGGAAGAGTTGAAGCGAGTGCTCCCGGTCGTCGAACACCTCTCGCCCCGCGTGAAAGTGCCGATCTCGATCGACACGCGGAAACCCGGTGTGGCGCGAGCGGCGTTGGAAGCGGGCGCCAGTCTGGTCAATGACATCGAGGCGAACCGCGACGATCCCTCGATGTGGAAAATCGTCGCCGAGGCTGGAGCGGGCTACGTGGCCATGCACATGCAAGGCACCCCTCAGACCATGCAAAACCACCCAACTTATGGCAACGTAGTGCGAGATGTGGACGCGTTCTTTGCGAAGCGCCTGGGCGGGCTGGCCGCCGCCGGCGTCAGGCTGGAGCAGGTGATTTTGGATGTGGGGATCGGTTTTGGGAAAACGCTCCAGCACAATTTGGAGTTGCTGGCCGGCCTGAACCGCTTTACAAGATTCGAGCGCCCGCTGCTGCTCGGGGTCTCGCGGAAGTCGTTTATCGGGAAGTTGCTTGGCGTGGACGTGGGGGCGAGATTGCCGGCGAGCCTGGCCTGCGCTTGCTGGGCCGTGGAAGCCGGCGTTCAGATCATCCGCACGCACGACGTGCGGCCAACCTTGCAAGCCGTTCGCATGCTCGAGAGCATCCTGAACCATCGAAGCTAG
- the carB gene encoding carbamoyl-phosphate synthase large subunit has protein sequence MNPELLAKAKSLGFSDRQIAHLTGQNEEAIRAERKRLRLAPSYRLVDTCAAEFEAYTPYFYSTYDRGDDEVKPSATRKVMILGGGPNRIGQGIEFDYCCVHAAFALKEDGFETIMVNSNPETVSTDYDTSDKLYFEPLTLEDVLHIYEREQCWGAIAQFGGQTPLNLALGLQKNGVNIIGTSPQGIEIAEDRKLFAAMLNKLKIPQPANGVAVNEAEALAVARRLGYPVLVRPSFVLGGRAMQIVYSDTELSHYMRFAVEASPERPVLVDKFLEDATEVDVDCIADVGQFARADQGTIVIGGILEHIEFAGVHSGDAAMVLPPHTLPRNVLETIREYTHAMARELKIIGLMNVQYAVKGDAVYVLEVNPRASRTVPFVSKAIGVPLAKLAAKLMAGKTLAELGFTKEIGPEYWTVKESVFPFSRFHGQDILLSPEMRSTGEVMGLDGDLGIAYAKSQMAAGGPLPMSGRVFLSVSDADKREVANVAKLFADLGFELVSTSGTAAVLEKAGLKVQRIFKLTEGRPNAVDLLKNREVQLVINTPSGQTPRADEVKIRTTAVYTNTPIMTTLGGARAAALGIAAIKKSGYAVKTLQEYHP, from the coding sequence ATGAACCCTGAGCTTCTCGCGAAAGCTAAATCGCTCGGCTTTTCCGACCGCCAGATCGCGCATCTCACAGGCCAGAACGAAGAAGCGATCCGCGCCGAACGCAAACGGCTTCGCCTGGCGCCGAGCTACCGCCTGGTCGATACCTGTGCGGCGGAATTCGAGGCATACACGCCCTATTTTTATTCCACTTACGACCGCGGCGACGACGAGGTTAAACCTTCGGCAACACGCAAAGTCATGATTCTCGGCGGCGGCCCAAACCGCATCGGCCAGGGCATCGAGTTCGACTACTGCTGCGTTCATGCCGCGTTTGCGCTCAAAGAGGACGGCTTCGAAACGATCATGGTCAACTCCAATCCGGAGACCGTTTCCACCGATTACGACACCAGTGACAAACTCTACTTTGAGCCGCTGACGCTGGAGGACGTGCTGCACATTTACGAACGCGAACAATGCTGGGGGGCGATCGCGCAGTTCGGCGGCCAGACGCCGCTCAATCTGGCGCTGGGCCTGCAAAAGAACGGCGTCAACATCATCGGCACCTCCCCGCAAGGCATCGAAATCGCCGAGGACCGAAAACTGTTCGCGGCGATGCTCAACAAACTGAAGATTCCGCAGCCGGCTAACGGCGTCGCCGTCAACGAAGCCGAGGCGCTCGCTGTCGCGCGCAGACTGGGTTATCCGGTATTGGTCCGGCCTTCCTTCGTGCTCGGCGGGCGCGCGATGCAGATCGTTTATTCGGACACCGAACTGTCCCATTACATGCGCTTCGCTGTCGAAGCGTCGCCCGAACGCCCCGTGCTCGTGGATAAATTTCTGGAAGACGCCACCGAAGTGGACGTGGATTGCATTGCGGACGTCGGGCAGTTTGCGCGAGCGGACCAAGGCACGATCGTGATCGGCGGAATTCTTGAGCACATCGAATTTGCCGGCGTGCATTCGGGAGACGCCGCGATGGTGCTGCCCCCGCACACGCTTCCGCGGAACGTCCTCGAAACGATTCGCGAATACACGCATGCCATGGCGCGCGAGTTGAAGATCATCGGCTTGATGAACGTGCAATACGCGGTCAAAGGCGACGCCGTTTATGTGCTCGAAGTCAATCCGCGCGCGTCGCGCACCGTGCCGTTCGTGAGCAAGGCCATCGGCGTCCCGTTGGCCAAGCTCGCCGCCAAGCTCATGGCCGGCAAAACTCTCGCCGAACTTGGGTTCACAAAGGAAATCGGGCCTGAATACTGGACCGTCAAAGAATCGGTCTTTCCCTTCAGCCGTTTCCACGGCCAGGACATCCTGCTCTCGCCTGAGATGCGTTCCACCGGCGAAGTCATGGGTTTGGATGGCGATCTGGGCATCGCTTATGCCAAATCGCAAATGGCCGCGGGCGGCCCGCTGCCCATGAGCGGCCGCGTTTTCCTGAGCGTCAGTGACGCCGACAAACGGGAGGTCGCCAACGTGGCCAAACTGTTTGCCGATCTTGGATTCGAGCTCGTCTCGACGAGCGGCACCGCCGCCGTGTTGGAAAAGGCGGGATTGAAGGTGCAACGGATTTTCAAACTGACCGAAGGCCGGCCCAACGCCGTGGACTTGCTCAAGAATCGCGAGGTGCAACTGGTCATCAACACGCCTTCGGGCCAGACCCCGCGCGCG